The following are encoded together in the Thermococcus sibiricus MM 739 genome:
- a CDS encoding ABC transporter substrate-binding protein, producing the protein MKNKVLSLTLLTIFVFSVAASGCIGGEETTTQTGPQYAEQIVIGVTDKVTDLDPSNAYDFYTWEVLNNVMEGLVKYKPGTLEIEPALAEKWEVNEDSTVWTFYLRKDLKFADGTPLKAQDVVRSIERIMTIQGDPAWLVTDFVDKVEAKDDYTVVFYLNQPTAYFLALLTTPPYFPVHPNYSPNEIQSDQTAGGAGPYKITKWVRDEELVLEANPNYYGEPPKTGKIIIKFYRDASTMRLALQNGEIDIAWRTLRPTDIESLKSEGKYSVIEVPGGFIRYICLNTKSEPTNNVKVRQALAAVIDRQEISNKVFKGTVEPLYSLVPNGMWSHIDVFKNKYGDGNIDLAKQLLKETGYDENNPLKIQLWYTPTHYGDTEADLAQVLKEQLEETGVIQVEIKSAEWGTYVDYARNGQMQFYLLGWYPDYLDPDDYTTPFLKSTANSWAGTGYANPTVDDLLTKAQSLTDQDERTKLYEQVQEILAEEAPYIPLIQGKLFVVTDPNVKGVTIGPDMIFKYSTIYKEG; encoded by the coding sequence ATGAAGAATAAAGTACTATCTCTAACATTGCTGACCATTTTTGTTTTTAGTGTAGCGGCCAGCGGATGTATAGGAGGAGAAGAAACTACAACCCAAACAGGGCCACAATATGCAGAACAAATAGTAATAGGTGTGACAGACAAAGTAACTGACCTCGACCCTTCAAATGCATATGACTTTTACACTTGGGAAGTTCTAAACAACGTAATGGAGGGTCTCGTAAAATACAAACCGGGAACTCTTGAGATAGAGCCCGCTCTTGCCGAAAAGTGGGAAGTAAATGAGGACTCTACAGTCTGGACATTTTATCTTAGAAAAGACCTTAAATTTGCGGATGGTACTCCTCTGAAAGCCCAAGACGTTGTGAGGAGTATCGAAAGAATAATGACAATCCAAGGTGACCCCGCTTGGCTCGTCACCGACTTTGTAGATAAAGTAGAAGCTAAAGATGACTACACTGTTGTTTTCTACCTCAATCAACCTACTGCCTACTTCTTGGCACTCTTAACAACACCACCATACTTCCCAGTCCACCCAAACTACTCTCCAAACGAAATTCAAAGTGACCAAACTGCAGGTGGAGCTGGTCCGTATAAAATAACCAAGTGGGTTAGAGATGAAGAGCTTGTTTTAGAAGCAAATCCAAACTATTATGGCGAACCTCCCAAGACCGGGAAGATCATAATCAAATTCTACAGAGACGCCTCAACCATGAGATTGGCACTACAAAACGGTGAAATAGACATTGCCTGGAGAACCTTAAGACCAACGGACATTGAAAGTCTAAAGAGCGAAGGGAAGTACTCAGTTATAGAAGTCCCTGGAGGATTCATAAGATACATTTGTCTCAACACAAAGTCTGAACCAACAAATAACGTGAAAGTAAGACAAGCCCTCGCAGCAGTAATCGATAGACAAGAAATTTCAAACAAAGTCTTCAAAGGTACAGTAGAACCATTATATAGCTTGGTTCCAAATGGAATGTGGTCCCATATTGATGTATTCAAAAATAAATACGGAGACGGAAACATTGATCTTGCCAAACAATTACTTAAAGAGACCGGCTATGATGAGAACAACCCATTAAAAATACAACTTTGGTACACTCCAACCCACTACGGCGACACTGAAGCAGATCTAGCTCAAGTATTGAAAGAACAACTAGAAGAAACCGGCGTTATACAAGTAGAAATAAAAAGTGCTGAGTGGGGAACATACGTAGACTACGCAAGAAACGGCCAGATGCAATTCTATCTCCTTGGATGGTACCCAGATTATTTAGACCCTGATGACTATACAACCCCATTCTTAAAGAGCACTGCAAACAGTTGGGCAGGAACTGGGTATGCAAATCCAACAGTTGACGACCTCTTAACCAAAGCTCAATCCCTCACAGACCAGGATGAAAGAACTAAACTCTATGAACAAGTACAGGAGATCCTTGCAGAAGAAGCCCCATACATACCACTTATCCAAGGAAAACTATTTGTTGTAACCGACCCGAACGTAAAGGGAGTTACTATAGGCCCAGACATGATATTCAAGTACTCTACAATTTACAAAGAAGGTTGA
- a CDS encoding ABC transporter permease: protein MARGIGQYIVIRGLMIIPTILILYTIVFIFLRILPGNPVLAVVGTKNISPEQLQHLMEMAGLDKPLYVQYFDYLWKMVHGDFGVTLAFPMGKPVVEYLKLRFPATLELTLFGFSISVLLGLLTGTIAAAKKSTKIDTGMRLYSIIAYTLFIPWFGMMLQYVFGIHFHLLPTSGRIDPGIELQRITGLYVLDSLLTGNWEAFSSAVRHVILPATTLGIVLSGAYTRLVRNNMVDVLSQDFIRSYYARGVKDWKVMWYALKNAFIPVVTLMGLQFAILLGGAVLTETTFNWPGMGTFIVDRIDYRDYNAIQGAVVFFAFFVGLISLIVDIVYALLDPRVKY, encoded by the coding sequence ATGGCTCGTGGGATCGGCCAATATATAGTAATTAGGGGTCTCATGATAATTCCAACAATTTTAATCCTTTATACAATTGTTTTTATCTTTCTGAGAATTTTACCTGGAAATCCTGTCTTAGCTGTTGTTGGTACTAAAAATATTTCTCCTGAACAATTACAACACTTAATGGAGATGGCAGGGTTAGATAAGCCTCTATATGTCCAATATTTTGATTATCTTTGGAAAATGGTACATGGTGATTTTGGTGTGACTTTGGCATTCCCAATGGGGAAGCCTGTTGTAGAGTATTTAAAACTGAGATTCCCCGCTACATTAGAGTTAACTCTCTTTGGGTTTAGTATTAGCGTTCTCCTTGGTCTATTAACCGGGACAATAGCAGCTGCAAAAAAAAGCACTAAAATCGACACTGGAATGAGACTCTACAGTATAATAGCCTATACTTTATTTATTCCATGGTTCGGAATGATGCTTCAGTATGTGTTTGGAATCCATTTCCATTTACTCCCAACGTCAGGAAGAATCGATCCTGGAATAGAACTACAAAGAATTACTGGACTTTACGTTCTTGATAGTCTATTAACTGGAAATTGGGAGGCATTTAGCAGTGCAGTAAGACATGTGATTTTACCAGCCACAACCTTGGGGATAGTACTAAGTGGAGCATATACAAGACTTGTTAGGAATAACATGGTAGACGTCTTGAGTCAGGACTTTATTCGATCTTACTATGCAAGAGGTGTAAAGGATTGGAAAGTTATGTGGTATGCACTAAAAAATGCATTTATTCCTGTGGTGACTTTAATGGGCCTCCAATTTGCAATCCTGCTCGGAGGGGCTGTTTTAACAGAAACAACCTTTAACTGGCCAGGTATGGGTACTTTTATAGTTGATAGAATTGATTACAGAGATTACAACGCCATACAGGGAGCAGTGGTATTCTTCGCATTCTTTGTGGGATTGATTAGTTTGATAGTAGACATCGTGTATGCGCTGCTTGATCCAAGGGTAAAATACTGA
- a CDS encoding ABC transporter permease, whose product MEIITKITRFIFDRKPGRGLLLFGLAIVILVIIMAIFAPLIAPYDPTKTTEDSFAPPSKEHLMGTNRLGQDVFSRIVWGSRIVLYVVFIATLLSMSIGVPLGLISGYHGGKIDRGLSVIMDSIYAFPALILAIVIAVVLGPSPVNTAIAISFVYVPTYFRMVRGQTLSLKGQLFVEAAKALGSRNKEIMLKYILPNLAPTILVVFTLSVADAILTEAGLSFLGLSVTPPTPDWGYDLRVGQPFLLDGYWWLVFFPGIMIMLLAMAFALIGEALSERISLGTR is encoded by the coding sequence ATGGAAATAATAACCAAAATCACAAGATTTATCTTTGATAGAAAGCCCGGAAGAGGCCTTTTACTCTTTGGTCTTGCTATTGTGATACTGGTGATTATAATGGCAATTTTCGCACCGCTTATCGCACCATATGACCCTACCAAAACCACTGAGGATAGCTTTGCTCCTCCTAGCAAAGAGCATCTCATGGGGACCAATAGATTAGGTCAAGACGTTTTCTCAAGAATAGTCTGGGGATCAAGAATAGTTCTTTATGTAGTCTTTATAGCCACCCTACTCTCCATGAGCATTGGCGTCCCCCTCGGTCTTATATCAGGTTATCATGGTGGGAAAATAGATAGAGGATTAAGTGTGATTATGGACAGTATCTATGCATTTCCAGCCCTTATTTTAGCAATAGTTATTGCAGTGGTTCTAGGTCCGAGCCCAGTAAACACTGCTATTGCAATCTCCTTTGTTTATGTGCCCACTTACTTCAGAATGGTCAGAGGACAAACACTAAGTTTAAAAGGCCAACTTTTTGTAGAAGCTGCCAAAGCCTTGGGTTCAAGGAACAAGGAAATAATGCTCAAATATATCCTTCCCAATTTGGCCCCAACAATTTTAGTCGTTTTTACTCTAAGTGTTGCTGATGCTATCCTAACAGAAGCAGGTCTAAGCTTTTTAGGCCTATCAGTAACTCCACCAACTCCTGATTGGGGGTATGACCTAAGAGTAGGCCAACCATTTTTACTAGATGGGTACTGGTGGCTAGTTTTCTTCCCAGGAATCATGATAATGTTGCTGGCAATGGCATTTGCTCTCATAGGAGAGGCTCTAAGTGAAAGAATTTCTCTTGGAACGAGGTGA
- a CDS encoding ABC transporter ATP-binding protein — protein sequence MLLDVKNLSIYYYTLAGTVKAVENVSFAIGKREWVSFVGESGSGKSTVAYAILNLVPSPGQIINGKIIFEDKNILELTNEELREIRGKEISMIFQDPMTSLDPLRKIGDQIAEVMIEHGIEKEEAYEKAKELLKKVNLPEDRISYYPHQLSGGQRQRVAIAIAMAFNPKLLIADEPTTALDVIVQDAIMDLIGTLKDEGTSIFFVTHDISLAAERSDKIAVMYAGKLVEFGRVEQILENPLHPYTQSLLASVPDLWSEKEIKAIPGYPPDLRNPPSGCRFHPRCPIFKEKPALKGICDVTEPKAIEIEKEHFVACHLHR from the coding sequence ATGTTGCTAGATGTCAAAAATCTAAGTATTTACTATTATACTCTTGCAGGTACTGTAAAGGCGGTTGAAAACGTGTCCTTCGCAATCGGAAAGAGAGAATGGGTAAGTTTTGTTGGAGAAAGTGGAAGTGGAAAATCTACTGTAGCTTACGCAATCTTAAATCTCGTCCCATCCCCAGGACAAATTATTAATGGAAAGATAATTTTTGAAGACAAGAACATTCTGGAGTTAACTAACGAAGAGTTGAGAGAAATTAGAGGAAAAGAGATCAGCATGATCTTCCAAGATCCTATGACCAGTTTAGATCCTTTAAGAAAAATTGGTGATCAAATAGCAGAAGTGATGATAGAACATGGGATTGAAAAAGAAGAAGCCTATGAAAAGGCCAAGGAACTGTTAAAGAAAGTCAACCTCCCAGAAGATAGGATAAGTTACTATCCCCACCAGTTAAGTGGAGGCCAGCGGCAGAGAGTTGCTATAGCTATTGCAATGGCGTTTAATCCCAAGCTCCTTATTGCAGACGAACCTACTACAGCTCTAGACGTTATAGTTCAAGATGCAATTATGGATCTCATCGGAACTTTAAAGGATGAAGGAACAAGTATATTCTTTGTAACCCACGACATTTCCCTTGCTGCGGAAAGAAGTGATAAAATCGCTGTTATGTATGCAGGAAAACTTGTAGAGTTTGGAAGAGTAGAACAAATCCTTGAAAATCCACTTCATCCATACACACAATCATTGCTTGCTAGTGTTCCCGATTTGTGGAGTGAGAAAGAGATCAAGGCAATTCCTGGGTATCCTCCAGATCTCAGAAATCCTCCAAGTGGATGTAGATTCCACCCAAGATGTCCTATATTCAAAGAAAAACCAGCTTTAAAGGGTATTTGCGATGTTACTGAGCCTAAGGCCATTGAAATTGAAAAAGAACATTTTGTAGCTTGTCACTTACACAGGTGA